aaaaggaaaatccACAATGCCtttttagtaaattttaattattttttatttttgttatctttatctttcatgtataaaattaagttagaaataattataaaaatcataaaaaatacaaaaatataaaatataaaaaaaaaaaacaaaaaaaatagttcagAGAAAAATTTAGAACCGAGTTTCACATatcaaaaataaagtttgggttcaattaaattaaaaaatgatatgggTTGCAATTGAAAACTtattgaaagagaaatagaataataagaacttaatttaactttaacttggctaaaaacataaaacataaaacataaaacataatgAATCAatgttgaatttaaaatataaagccAGATTAAAAGGTCAATTAGGTACTTATTTGAAGAGGAAAATCAAAACTAAGAGTTAGATTggtcaaaatttataattttaggaATCCATAATGAATTTATAACAAATGGTTAAATCTAGGAGTTTAAACTAATTCAAttaagaacacaattaaaaagaaaaaaatgatttatggaaaatttgattaaaaatgtaGGAATTTGGAAATCAATGACTAAATTAAAAGTGGTTAAAttggaaaaatcaattaagggactaaattgaaagaaaatccaagatttaaaacactaattaaatgaaattgaaaaatccaaaagcaAGGGACTATAATGAAAAAGAGGAAATGTTTCAGGGACCGGTtggttatctattttttttgttagtcccaattttttttcaatccaattCAGTTCATTTGATTCAATTTTATCCAATTGATTCAATGTACtcccaaataaatttataatttatttcaattaagtccaatTTAACTaaacaattagaaaatcaaTCCCTCAATTCAGCTTTTCAATACTAAATACCAAATAATTTTGCAAGATCCTAACTCAAATTGATTGATTATAGTAAGTTATTGAGCAAATCAAGCTCAAattcatttcttcaattaatcCCTAAAAATTTGCTTTTAATTGATTGTCAAAGCTCCCGAATTCAAgctcataatattttttataaggttatcctaATCTCGTGGTCTAAATTGTAAGTTTGATTGATTAGCTTAGGCAAGggatttttgtcctttttttaatttaatttttattttattttttccttcaacattgaattgattaggaattagcatttataatttattttgattttatttcaatatgGTTATTATGGTCTCAAGACTTAAATCACatatttaacatgttaacttggatcgattcaatatattgttatcttatttttttttaaatatcattattatattatcgtattaatattttaaaaatatatcatccaatatgcatgctatttaatttaatgattagaAAACATGTTGTtgttaaccaatttttttatcttatttttcaaaaaaattgcaaaaaacaaaaaaaaaccccaaaaaatagcaaaaaaataaaaacccaaaaaaattacGTTTTTAACGCATTTGCATCGTTTTCAACATCTTTTCCAAAGAATTTAAGATTAGAAAATATACTTTCAACTCGTTCAGTTTTAATACGctcatttcaaaattattgattaaatcTTCTCATCAAATCGACATTGATGAtgcgttttttaaaaaaatcaaaatacaaaaaaaaataaaaaaatataatatatagacAATGAGATCAGaagtgcaagaaaaaaataatgaaggatTAAAGTGAATTTGATTTGCTCGGTCACTAAGTAATTAAAATGGAAGAGATAAAAACTTTTGCCTATAAAATGGTGAATAAATCTTATAGAAGGgggaggcaaaaaaaaaaaaaaaaaacttaacctaAGGGAACCATTAGAAAAATATAGaccataaaaagagagagactctatcccagataataataataataataaaaaaccttaACCCATTCTTATTCACCCCAGTCGTCCAAAACTTCTCATGAGCCATATTCTCAATAGCATCACCCATTAACACCCTTTTAAAACAGAAACTTAAAAGGGGAACATGAGCTTTCTTTGTGAtcctcaaaaatcaaaactctTAATCTCTCATAAACCAACCCGACAACTTATCTTTTATAAGCCATCACCCATTACTAGTTTTCCATCCTTCTCCACCATGTTACCATAATAACCTACGACCAATTTCTCTACTAGCAGCTCCTTCTCTCAACCATTGTATGACCCAACCACCACAAGTGCCTCCATAAATCATCCAAACTTGTCATTGGCTCGTAATATACATAACCATCATGATACCTATATTGTCAGTCACCTGTTATGGCAACTGGTTCCCACCTCTTCCATACCTATAGAACCAACACTGCTTCTTTAGTTAAGACAAACATACCCGTTGTACCtctccatcaccaccaccaccaccaccaccaccattaccAACAATAACTCTCTTTTCGAACCGAGAACTACATTGCCCCTCTCTCAGCTGGCATATCATCAATAAATGACAACCACCACAAACAACATTACTTGCCCTTTTATATGGCAGTGCCTCGTGGTGTTGGAAGCtagtagagagagagaaacaacccaaaaaaaattgattaattatgttgatttctttgttttttagaagtAACAGTGAAATTCACCAGTGGCATAGAACTATAAAGTAAGAGGAGATTTACCCAATCTaccaattctgcctttctaatgtTAATGATGTGTGTTCCCACTTGTAGCTAGTGGTAGCAGCGCATGGAACACACACATCGCCACTCCTGCATTTTCAGTGCATTTTAGCAACTCCTTTTGGTTGTCTAATTTTTTTCCAGTCAaatgatttaatatgttttgattaCATGTGATAATTGTAAATGCAATCATTGTTatgtaaattaataaaagatatgaGTGTGTGTGTTTGCATTTTCTTACATGTTTTTGAATActtaaaaccaaaaagaaaaaaaaaattaaatgtttaaattgCATTTAACCAAAAATCctcaaaattatttaagaattattttaaaatctaaaatattttggtatgttttaaaaaagatattgcaTGGATTTCACAACAAGTTTGTAAAAattcaaaggattttggtttatatttcaaacaaataaaaaattatttttggtaggAGAATTTATTACTCacttttaatataaggataacAAACCCTACAAAAtggttaatattcaaaatattattaggaataatgATTTATTACTACTCatctttaatataataatagaaagcttttatatagttaatatccaaaatattattgggagtaataaaacTCGTCCACTCATagtataaggataaaaaaaattgcaatgaattttatatgaaatgacccaaaagtaaaaaattcaaagtttatcTCGAAAAAGTCTCAATGATAATTAAGGACATTTTATCATTACAGGCTAGGTTCTTAACCTAGAAAATCAGAGTTTGTTTATCATAGCAAACTCACTATAGTAGATTGATAAAAACACCATTAGACCAtgccaaacaaagaaaaataatatagctTACATTAGGTAAAGCATATTAGAGGTGTCAATACCCTTCTTTACATAATAAGTCATTTGcttaaaatatctaaaagatCAGTTGGGGTTTATgataaccataatactaggtggtggcTCATAAACTAACCAAAGACCATCTCGAACATGTCCGGGAATGGTCGTCCCAAAGTTGCGTTCCTGAGAGAAGGGCACGACACACGTCATAAACATTTGGacatttttattacaaaatacaattatatggttcaattaaaaaatgaaagaacaaTGGttggaattaataaaaaaaaatgatcattttttcatttgttcTGTTCAATGGGCACCCAGTTTTAcacatttttcatatttctttcaaaattatatttagttataaaatcttatattttaaatttcaatctcTAAGGTACTGTTTGGTTACTTCCTAGGAATAGAAGAGACGAAAACAATGATGATAAAGAgacttgttgtaacccatttctAGGTTACTCCTCcaaatttacctttttttttctttttaaaataaaattcaaaataaaaaagattggcGATGGAAAAATATGGCTGAGATAGGATTAAAGATATGCataaaatcaagttgaaatGTTGAACAAATTTGAAACATAATTATACCCTGTTGTACTCATGACTAGAGGGACAATGCGGattcaaggttaaattaaatgagCAATAAATGAatctgcataaaaattaagtccaatgataTAAttgccaatttgatttaattacgGGCCaagttaaaagtttaattatgtttaagaattaatttgggtccaattaaagaatttaattaggtgcaagaacataattatactttcaatgggtcaaattaattttgttaggggtttaattggtgaaaaaataagttttgaagcctaatttgggcttaattgagaagattgaaattttagaggatcaaatttaatttttacaagtcAAATGGTTTAAATTAGGggtaaaattcaagaaaattaaagttttagggtcaattaagggctaaattgTATAAACTTACAACTaagaatcattttaaaaagGTGCTGAACTCCgaggataaaattgaatgaaatcaggggtgaaattgaagagaattgaaagtttaatggtcaattaagggctaaattCAAGAAATTCCTAGTTAAGGACCATTTTGATAAAAGCATCGAACTCTGGTGACCCAATTAGCTGAAttcaggggtgaaattgaagagatttgaaagtttaatggtcaattagaggttaaattaaacaaattcaaaactaaggaccaaaatgaaaagggcgttgaacTCTGGGGCTAATATTGAAGTTTGGCAAGgataaaattgcataaaattagaAGTTCAAAGCcaattaaaaatgtaattgaGAGAATTCACAAATCAAAGGGCTACATTGAACTGTACCAAACAACgccattttgttcattttcttctttattttttcctaaaaaaactattcaaatgATTACTTTTCAGGGGCATTTAATGCTTCATCTCTCcatcaaatttaacaaaacttgaataaaaatgaTGGCCTGACATTTAACTACATCCTAATATGGTCTTTTTTTTGCCGATTGACACAACAACGGTTGTTTTAACTACTGAATTTGACAGTTCATGATGATCACTTTAAGCCAACGGTTGAGATTTTTTAGGGTTGAATCAAGAGTCAAGATTTGGcacaattaaagataaaatatctcTCTTCCACTCATAAATAATGATAGATTTCATGCCctgatgatgaagaaaattgggtgcaaagttgataaaaaaaaaaaaaaaactaacctccctccctattatttttttctgctgatagctctctctcttctcttctctttccccGCCATCTCTCTAGCCACTACAACCTTAGAACCACCATGAACAACTGTAACATAACCTCTCCACCAACCCATCTCCCTGCCAGCAATAAGAACCACCACTGACAATCTCTCATTCTTACTCTCCATCGTAGGTTTCTTCTCCACCAACTCCTCTACTAATGTTGCCACCAACCTCACATCGACCTCCCATCATGACCAGCCATACCACCAGTTAAGCGCTCTGAAGCTAGGTAACACTCTCATCTCTTTGTTGTAACCATGAATGTTGCATGTAAAATATGAATTCGTTTTGCATGTagcataattaattaacatagtTGTTAGGTTGGGCCAATAATCATGTGGATCTGGACAAGACATGTTTCAGCCTAACCCAAGCCCAAAAAGGAGAAAATCAGGTTTGTTAGGCCGCTCTCGGCCCAACTTGACTCAGTTGGGTCTGGTCCAACCCaatgtatttaataataatataaaaatataaaaaatataaggaaaaaagaaaagaaaagattttaaatttttcaaagggcattttaaaaatatttgtgggCCCCTTCACAtgtttttccaataattttgcataatattagGTTGTAAACTTACACTGTAAGATATagatctgatattaaaaatacttagtttcctttgaaatttcaaaaaaataaaaaataaaaaaaatattttgtttatgtacATATGGTCAAATCCTAAAAGTTTTCCAAGTATATtttctaaaagataaaaatcataatatttttatcatgttttaaacaatataaaaaagatggatatcataatcaatttatgattatccattaggatttaactaaaataaaaaaaaccaataataattattttgttcaaaaCGTTAGGAATTAgttatatttagaaaataaatgtgatgttaaaattcagatcttagaacaattaaaatttaacttaataagataaagattttcTTACGAATTAAGATCTACCTTGAACCTTTGACAAGATCAATAGATAGAAAcataacttagaaaaaaaataaaaaacaatgcagcttatcttagATAGAGTATATTAGGGGTGATGTGTTTTCTCCTTACACAACCAATTCCTTACTCATACTTTCACATAAatcattaagttttttaataataataatattaaatgtcGATTCATGaactcataattataatttcataattatacctaattttttttttcaacatatatTCTGAAGAGATAGACTCGCTTGACACGGCACACACCCCACGTTATGTCTTACCTAATAATTATGCATTTAGTCTTGGAAAAACACATACAGAGCCTATTCTATCTCCCAGCTTCTGTCATCAGTCATAACGTTAATCCCACATGGCCAGCTCCCCCAGCCAGCTAAGCCCAATTTTATATGCatacatgaaataaaaattctcaaaataaagCTATttcagaagaagaaaatattgccTAAAGGAAcccaaaaaggaagaagaagaagaagaaaagtaaaCGAAGACAAGCCACAGGGAAAATTCAACTTTCACCAATGTTACAAGTCAGGAAGATTGCATAATTATACGAAGAAGTCAATGTCTGCACATTAGATTTGATCAACGAGTAACATGCGACGACACGGCCTCCAAAAGTTTGTAGTGTCGTATAGCCAACAACAATCCAAACCGAAATCAAGTGAGAACGAAAGAGGATGTTTGGTTTTCtgcccatatatatatatatatatatatatatatatatgtatgtatatgtatatgtatgggcagaaaagaagaaaaccttTACATTCTTCCAGTTCATGCTTGCTACACAGGGTCCATCTTCAAACTCCCACGCCAAGGAACATGAAGCTCTCTTTTTCGTTGATCAGTTTCAACTTTGTTGTTGTATTCCTACTTGTTCATGGTTCATCGAGCTTTAACAAGTTGCATCATTATTGCAACGAAGCTGCAAGGAGCGATCCAAATCTGAGCTGTGACTTCTGTATAGCATCGCTTGAAGCCATTTCCAAGAGCAAAAATGCAAGCCTTGAAGAATTAGTGGAGATCTCAACTGTGCTAGCCATGTCAAAAGCTACAAACATTAGCCGCTACATTTCACAACTTTTGAAAGCCCAGAATTTAGACAAATACCATACGAGTGCCTTACAAGATTGCTTGGAACTTTACGCGGATGCAAATTCCACGTTGCATGATTCCAAGTGTGTTTTGAAGTCCAAAGATTATTCCAAAGCTAATATAGATGCCAGTGCCGCCATGGATTCTTCAAGTACCTGCGAGGATGGTTTCAAGGAGAGGGAAGGTGTGGTCTCTCCCTTGACAAAGGAGAATaacactttttttcaattgaccGCAATCATACTTGCTTTTATCAACATGCTAAGTCGATCATAACTCTCATATGTTCATGTTGGATTCACGGGTAAACCTCTATATGTTTatgatatcatattaattacATAATCTTCGTATTTCTCctttagaattaattaaataatcttCTTGTTTTAATTGTATGGTGTGGATTTATTTgtctgtgttttttaaattagttataAGCCTCATGTTATAGCAAGATTGGCATGCTTTCGTATCCCTAAGAAAGTTTGTAATAATCTTgagatattattatataataaacttgaaaaggCAATACACTTccttgtattatttttcaattagttaattattagcctcaatttgattcaaatacttttcaaataaagttTGTAATAGTCATAAAATAGTAAGAATTTATAATGTGTTGAAACACACGATTTCGTTAAAATGCCCTAggattcataaaattttaattagcttATTTTCCTTCAATATaataaagttttctttttgaaaaacttaCGATATATTGTACTTACGCCATGAAATGAATAATTCTCCTTCAAAAATGGCAcctaagaaaacaagaaaggaaatatctacaaaaaaaaaaaaaaaaagtctttggGCTGGTGATGATGCAAGCAATGAAGGAACCTTTAAAATTGGTAGGCATAAATTGACTGTGTATACATATCATTATTATatcagaaaaaattaaaagaatgatcaATATTTGTCAGTAATTCATTTATAGGAACGCGCTTTGAAGATTTATATATCTTTATCTCACGTAATTTTTCccagtattttcttttttcacaaataattcttaaattaaaattataatgattatcattcaacattactCTCGTATTAATTCAACAGCATCCTCGTGTTAATTACCTCTAAGCATGAGAGGCAAATGAAACGACAAGATAAATGTGAGGTTTCATGGACCAGTTCATGTCTAATTGAGTAAATCTACTTGCATAATgcctctgtgtgtgtgtgtgtgtgtttaagaGAAGACTAATAATATGAAAAGGACAAATAGACGTTTTTGGGTAACAAATAATGGAATGGtgagaataaaaatgaaagttttATCATCGCTTTTTAGGTAtttgattggaaaaaataaaaatggaaagtAACAATGGAAAgtaagaatgaaaataaaaaactcaatatttttttctcacagaaattaagaataaaaacaaataatataaatgattttttttttataaaaatgatattatttattattattattatatattattgctattgaaatttttatttttattggttgtgGTGATtacattttttctaaaaaaatatattattgttatcattattGAACGTCCACTTTTCCAAACATCCCCACCACTTTTATTCCACCATCTTTCTTTCATCGCCACTTCCTCTCATGGTGgcattaattcttaaaatatataatttcaattattctattattattactatcattttcattttcatcttaaaaataataaaatattaaaaaaaattaaatttcattgtgattatttattactattccaaacataatattagaattaaaacgtgattccaatttttttacttttcatttaaattcctttatttttattccaaatcttgtttttctaataaccaaacaatatattaaagtatTCGGTAAATGCTCAATGAACataagatttattataaaactatatatttaaaaaggaGATACTATacttaagtaaataaaaaaaaaaatagagattagaGGAATATAGAAATAGCATTCTTATTTCATATAATCTTATAAATGTAGCCATAACACAATATTATATCAACATCACTTCTATTTATAGTTTAATGCACATTAATACTTGTAAGcctaaataacataaaaaagatatagaaTTTAAATGAACTTGGAGATAATGAATGAATATGAAGATGAagaggtaaaaaaaacaaatagacacCCATGGTTTTATAACACTCTCTTGAATGTCTTTTGTACACCCTTATGTATTGCAAACTGTCTAATTAAAAACCTTACCAAGAGAAAACCCaatggtaaaaacaacttgatgaagaaaaaaagagtacaATGTG
This region of Populus alba chromosome 3, ASM523922v2, whole genome shotgun sequence genomic DNA includes:
- the LOC118062861 gene encoding putative invertase inhibitor; protein product: MKLSFSLISFNFVVVFLLVHGSSSFNKLHHYCNEAARSDPNLSCDFCIASLEAISKSKNASLEELVEISTVLAMSKATNISRYISQLLKAQNLDKYHTSALQDCLELYADANSTLHDSKCVLKSKDYSKANIDASAAMDSSSTCEDGFKEREGVVSPLTKENNTFFQLTAIILAFINMLSRS